The following coding sequences lie in one Nitrospirota bacterium genomic window:
- the murJ gene encoding murein biosynthesis integral membrane protein MurJ codes for MSEPTTVAAAAGVQDENHSVIRAAGLIGAATFSSRVLGFIRDMVLARLFGATPAADAFFVAYRIPNLLRELFAEGSMSSAFIPVFTEYHTLRAKQDAWELASAVFTTLLTVITLITLLGIAAAPGIVWLMAPGFHDDPAKLSTTALLTRIMFPYLLFISLAALAMGILNSMRAFAAPALSPVFFNLVIIACALWLSPMLPEPIIGVAIGVVAGGAAQFAMQLPGLKRRGMLFGFRFQPGHSGVRRIGRLMVPSLLGLSVTQVNITVSTILASFFEGGPTYLFYGMRLIQFPLGIFGVALATAILPTLSAQAARGALNELRATLGFGLRMILFIILPAMLGLILLRAPIVHLFFEHGSFTAADTAATATAVLCYAVGLWAFAGVRIIVSAFYSLQDTKTPAVTAAAAVVANVVLSLVFMGPLRHAGLALATAVAAMLNSGVLVAILNRRLGGVDWRAIGKSSIRMAVAAVPLVLACVWVAGAQVWAREGEWVAKTVMLTVGIGLSVTGYLGAHALMRSEELDVLWGIVKRKLGKGRGASNTVTSEG; via the coding sequence ATGTCTGAACCCACCACGGTTGCCGCCGCCGCGGGCGTCCAGGACGAGAACCATTCGGTCATACGGGCCGCGGGGCTGATCGGCGCCGCGACGTTCTCCAGCCGCGTCCTGGGTTTCATCCGGGACATGGTGCTCGCGCGACTGTTCGGCGCCACGCCGGCCGCCGACGCGTTCTTCGTCGCCTACCGTATTCCCAACCTGCTCCGCGAGCTGTTCGCCGAAGGGTCGATGTCGTCGGCGTTCATTCCGGTCTTCACGGAATATCATACGCTGCGCGCCAAACAGGACGCCTGGGAGCTCGCCAGCGCCGTGTTCACCACCCTGCTGACGGTCATCACGCTGATCACGCTGCTCGGGATCGCCGCGGCGCCCGGGATCGTCTGGCTGATGGCCCCCGGGTTCCACGACGATCCGGCCAAGCTCTCGACGACCGCGTTGCTGACCCGCATTATGTTTCCGTACCTCTTGTTCATCAGCCTGGCGGCGTTGGCGATGGGCATTCTGAATTCTATGCGGGCCTTTGCCGCGCCGGCGCTCTCGCCGGTGTTCTTCAACCTGGTCATCATCGCGTGCGCGCTGTGGCTCTCGCCGATGCTGCCAGAGCCCATCATCGGCGTGGCGATCGGCGTCGTGGCGGGAGGGGCGGCGCAGTTCGCCATGCAACTGCCGGGGCTCAAGCGCCGCGGGATGTTGTTCGGCTTCCGCTTTCAGCCGGGTCATTCCGGTGTCCGGCGGATCGGCCGACTGATGGTGCCCTCGTTGCTCGGCCTCTCCGTCACGCAGGTCAACATCACCGTCAGCACGATCCTCGCATCGTTTTTCGAGGGCGGGCCGACCTACTTATTCTACGGCATGCGCTTGATCCAGTTTCCCCTCGGCATCTTCGGCGTCGCGCTCGCGACCGCCATTCTGCCGACGCTCTCGGCGCAGGCCGCGCGGGGAGCGCTGAATGAACTCAGAGCCACCTTGGGATTCGGCTTGCGGATGATCCTGTTCATTATCCTGCCGGCGATGCTGGGCTTGATCCTGCTGCGCGCACCGATCGTCCACCTCTTCTTCGAGCATGGGTCGTTCACCGCTGCCGACACGGCCGCCACGGCGACGGCGGTGCTCTGCTACGCGGTGGGGCTGTGGGCCTTCGCGGGCGTGCGCATCATCGTGTCGGCGTTCTACTCGCTCCAGGACACGAAGACGCCGGCGGTCACCGCGGCTGCGGCCGTGGTCGCCAATGTGGTCCTGTCTCTGGTATTCATGGGACCGTTGCGGCATGCCGGCCTCGCGCTGGCGACGGCCGTGGCTGCGATGCTGAACAGCGGCGTCCTGGTGGCGATCTTGAATCGGCGGCTCGGCGGCGTGGATTGGAGAGCCATCGGCAAGTCGTCGATACGCATGGCGGTCGCGGCCGTGCCGCTCGTCCTTGCCTGTGTCTGGGTCGCCGGGGCGCAGGTATGGGCCCGCGAGGGCGAATGGGTCGCCAAGACGGTGATGCTGACGGTCGGCATCGGCTTGAGCGTGACCGGCTATCTCGGGGCGCACGCGCTGATGCGCTCCGAGGAATTGGACGTGTTGTGGGGGATCGTCAAGCGAAAGCTAGGCAAGGGGCGAGGGGCTTCGAACACCGTGACAAGTGAAGGGTGA
- a CDS encoding methylated-DNA--[protein]-cysteine S-methyltransferase, producing MRTIILPRASRREVERALREEALSSNGPPSPLAPCPSPETEPVLRAARAQITAYLAGQRRDIDVPVDLSGGSAFQRRVWRAIRRIPYGRVRSYKWVASRVGGARYARAVGLALGANPVPLVIPCHRVVTSGGSLGGFTGGQHLKRRLLALEGSLAQLR from the coding sequence GTGCGGACTATCATCTTGCCGAGGGCCTCGCGCCGCGAGGTCGAGCGGGCGCTCAGAGAAGAGGCACTGTCCTCTAACGGACCCCCCTCACCTCTTGCCCCTTGCCCCTCGCCCGAAACCGAACCTGTCTTACGCGCCGCGCGGGCGCAGATCACGGCCTATTTGGCCGGGCAACGCCGCGATATCGATGTTCCGGTCGACCTCTCCGGCGGGTCCGCTTTTCAACGGCGGGTCTGGCGGGCCATCCGGCGAATCCCATACGGGCGCGTACGGTCGTACAAGTGGGTCGCCTCGCGGGTCGGCGGCGCGCGATACGCGCGAGCTGTCGGCCTGGCGCTCGGCGCCAACCCCGTCCCGCTCGTCATCCCCTGTCATCGGGTCGTGACCTCCGGCGGATCGCTCGGCGGCTTCACCGGGGGACAGCATCTGAAACGGCGGCTGCTGGCTTTGGAAGGGTCATTGGCACAACTGAGATGA
- the dtd gene encoding D-aminoacyl-tRNA deacylase: MRAVLQRVTRASVEVDGTIVGKIGLGLLVLLGVAREDGESDARYIADKILGLRIFSDDEGKMNRSLADCGGSVLLVSQFTLLGDTAKGRRPGFDRAAPPELARALYEKVADDLRAQGAPVETGLFGAHMAVELVNDGPVTFILDSRRDG, encoded by the coding sequence ATGCGTGCGGTCCTTCAACGCGTCACGCGAGCCTCCGTCGAAGTGGACGGCACGATCGTCGGCAAGATCGGGCTGGGTCTGCTGGTGCTGCTCGGCGTCGCGCGTGAGGACGGCGAGTCGGACGCGCGCTATATCGCGGACAAGATCCTGGGTCTGCGGATCTTCTCCGATGACGAGGGCAAGATGAACCGGTCGTTGGCGGACTGCGGCGGATCGGTGCTGCTGGTATCCCAGTTTACATTATTGGGAGACACGGCGAAGGGCCGACGGCCGGGGTTCGACCGGGCGGCTCCTCCCGAGCTGGCTCGGGCGCTCTATGAAAAGGTCGCCGACGACCTCCGCGCGCAAGGCGCGCCGGTGGAGACCGGCCTGTTCGGCGCGCACATGGCGGTCGAACTGGTCAACGACGGGCCCGTGACGTTTATCCTCGACAGCCGGAGGGACGGGTGA
- a CDS encoding isoaspartyl peptidase/L-asparaginase family protein — protein MTRSRPIILVHGGAGLRGMNEDQASCLAETLRAGYALLDAGAPAFNAVEAAIRVLEASGLFNAGVGSRVQLDGVKRMDASIMEGRTLRAGAVGSIERIVHPITAARLVMDETSHVLLVGRPATRFAQYFKLERQSAARPAARRAKRRGLAAAFAAKTLRLYRAMANAGATRERLGRETVGAVALDRAGTVAAGASTGGIDCMLPGRVGDTPLIGCGIYADDRAGAVSMTGLGESIIRIAVAKEITDQLADGLGPAAAARIVLKKLVKRIRGAAGALVLSPDGRFAIKHTTPRMAAGYWDGTGKPVVRDRFA, from the coding sequence TTGACTCGTTCCCGCCCGATCATCCTCGTCCATGGCGGGGCCGGCCTCCGAGGGATGAACGAGGACCAGGCCTCATGCCTCGCTGAGACCCTCCGTGCCGGCTACGCGTTGTTGGACGCCGGGGCGCCTGCTTTCAACGCGGTCGAAGCGGCGATCCGCGTGTTGGAAGCGTCCGGTCTGTTCAACGCAGGAGTCGGCTCGCGGGTTCAACTCGACGGGGTCAAGCGGATGGATGCCTCGATCATGGAGGGCCGAACCCTGCGCGCCGGCGCGGTGGGATCCATCGAACGGATCGTCCACCCCATTACAGCCGCTCGGCTGGTGATGGACGAAACCTCCCATGTGCTGCTCGTCGGCCGACCGGCGACGCGTTTCGCGCAGTATTTCAAGTTGGAGCGGCAGTCGGCGGCCAGGCCTGCAGCGCGCCGGGCGAAGCGGCGCGGCTTGGCCGCGGCCTTCGCCGCCAAGACGCTTCGCCTGTACCGGGCGATGGCGAACGCCGGAGCGACGCGCGAGCGACTCGGACGGGAAACCGTCGGGGCCGTCGCCCTGGATCGAGCGGGGACGGTCGCGGCCGGCGCCTCCACCGGGGGCATCGATTGCATGTTGCCGGGCCGTGTCGGCGACACCCCGTTGATCGGCTGCGGCATCTACGCGGATGACCGGGCCGGCGCCGTGTCGATGACGGGCCTGGGCGAGAGCATCATCCGGATCGCCGTGGCCAAGGAGATCACGGATCAGTTGGCGGATGGGCTGGGCCCGGCGGCGGCGGCGCGGATCGTGCTCAAGAAGCTCGTAAAGCGGATTCGCGGCGCAGCCGGGGCGCTGGTCCTGTCCCCGGACGGCCGGTTCGCGATCAAGCACACCACCCCGCGCATGGCCGCCGGATACTGGGATGGAACCGGCAAGCCGGTGGTGAGGGATCGATTCGCGTAA
- a CDS encoding VOC family protein, with product MSKTLFHLAFPVTDLEATKKFYVDGLGCELGRESESAVTLGLAGHQLVAHLVKESEDSQKGIYPRHFGLVFTDEKDWQALADRAKAKGLKFYQHPRVRYPGTRIEHRTFFLEDPSGNLLEFKHYTHESAIFGEREHREVGDRSSPKDP from the coding sequence ATGTCCAAAACTCTCTTCCATCTTGCCTTTCCAGTCACCGATCTTGAGGCCACGAAGAAGTTCTACGTGGACGGGCTTGGTTGCGAGCTGGGGCGAGAGTCCGAGTCTGCGGTGACGCTGGGCTTGGCCGGCCACCAGCTAGTGGCCCATCTGGTCAAAGAGTCGGAGGACAGCCAAAAGGGAATTTATCCCCGACACTTCGGGCTGGTGTTTACCGATGAGAAGGACTGGCAGGCGCTGGCGGATCGAGCCAAGGCCAAGGGGTTGAAGTTCTACCAGCACCCGCGCGTGCGCTACCCCGGCACCAGGATCGAGCACCGGACGTTCTTTCTGGAAGACCCTTCCGGCAATCTCCTCGAGTTCAAACACTACACCCACGAATCGGCCATCTTCGGGGAGCGGGAGCATCGAGAGGTCGGAGACCGCTCATCTCCCAAAGACCCGTAA